In Bradyrhizobium lablabi, one DNA window encodes the following:
- a CDS encoding amidohydrolase/deacetylase family metallohydrolase yields MPFDLVLRGGRVIDPSQKLDAVTDVAFAAGKVVAVGNELKADPGTDVRDVSGYIVTPGLIDLHTHVYWGGTSLGIDAEEFCRTSGVTTAVDTGSAGPGNFAGFRKHVIEPSQVRILAYLHVSHAGIFGFSHRVMVGESEELRLMNPVDAVKVADNNRDLIVGIKVRVGLHASGTSGIVPLEIALEVADEVGMPLMAHIDHPPPSYEDVVARLRPGDVLTHAFRPFPNSPATAQGTVKKVVREARERGVLFDIGHGKGSFAFKTARAMLANGFSPDTISSDVHLLCIDGPAFDQVTTMSKFLCMGMPLGDVVAASTVNAAMALRRPELGSLKPGSVGDATVVSIKQGQFDYVDVVGEHLTGDRKIVSEGVVIGGRWWHPKESSKFRELAG; encoded by the coding sequence ATGCCTTTCGATTTGGTGCTGCGCGGCGGCCGGGTGATTGATCCCTCTCAGAAGCTCGATGCCGTGACCGATGTCGCCTTCGCCGCCGGCAAGGTGGTTGCGGTCGGAAACGAGCTCAAGGCCGATCCCGGAACCGATGTGCGCGACGTGTCCGGTTACATCGTCACCCCCGGCCTTATCGATCTGCACACCCACGTCTATTGGGGCGGCACTTCGCTCGGCATCGACGCCGAGGAGTTCTGCCGCACTTCGGGCGTCACCACGGCGGTCGACACCGGCAGCGCCGGCCCGGGTAATTTCGCGGGTTTTCGGAAGCACGTGATCGAGCCGAGCCAGGTTCGCATTCTCGCCTATCTGCACGTCTCGCACGCCGGTATCTTCGGCTTCTCGCATCGGGTCATGGTCGGCGAGAGCGAGGAGCTTCGGCTGATGAATCCGGTCGATGCCGTCAAGGTGGCGGACAACAACCGCGACCTCATCGTCGGCATCAAGGTGCGGGTAGGCCTTCACGCCTCGGGCACTTCCGGGATCGTGCCACTCGAAATCGCGCTTGAGGTCGCAGACGAAGTCGGTATGCCGCTGATGGCGCATATCGACCATCCGCCGCCGAGCTACGAGGACGTGGTCGCCCGGCTCCGTCCAGGCGATGTTCTCACCCACGCATTCCGGCCGTTTCCCAATTCGCCTGCCACCGCCCAGGGCACTGTGAAGAAGGTGGTGCGAGAGGCGCGCGAACGCGGCGTGTTGTTCGACATCGGCCACGGCAAGGGCTCGTTCGCCTTCAAGACCGCGCGGGCGATGCTCGCCAACGGCTTCTCACCGGACACCATCTCTTCCGACGTCCACCTCCTATGCATCGACGGCCCGGCCTTCGATCAGGTGACGACCATGTCCAAGTTTTTGTGCATGGGCATGCCGCTCGGCGATGTGGTCGCGGCTTCGACGGTCAATGCGGCGATGGCGCTGCGGCGTCCCGAACTCGGCAGCCTCAAGCCGGGCAGCGTCGGCGACGCCACCGTCGTCTCGATCAAGCAAGGCCAGTTCGACTACGTCGACGTCGTCGGCGAGCACCTGACCGGTGACCGCAAGATCGTGTCCGAAGGCGTCGTCATTGGCGGCCGTTGGTGGCACCCGAAGGAATCGTCGAAATTCAGGGAGCTCGCAGGTTAG
- a CDS encoding ABC transporter permease yields MNDLATTADQPSGAGTSATRRRSLAGKAGRALARLLPGLAILAFWQFASGRLIKEIYVSKPTAVAVRLYELFASGEIYPHLWTTGEELVLGYVIGVAGGILGGYALGRSPRLANIFEPYVMAFYGIPKIALAPLFIIWFGIGIGSKVALASIMVFFLVFYNVYTGVRSVDRELVNLTLVMGANQRQLTYHVYFPAAAPYVLLGMRMAVPYSVIGVIVGEFTSSVQGLGLFIHEASSTYDPAGVFAGIVILLAFVVAANFLAGRLERRLLRWKTPTAFAPSDI; encoded by the coding sequence ATGAACGACCTCGCCACCACGGCCGACCAGCCAAGCGGCGCCGGAACGTCAGCCACGAGGCGGCGATCGCTGGCAGGCAAAGCGGGGCGGGCTCTGGCGAGGCTGCTGCCGGGCCTTGCGATACTGGCGTTCTGGCAGTTTGCATCGGGCCGCCTGATCAAGGAGATTTACGTCAGCAAGCCGACCGCGGTGGCGGTACGGCTCTACGAACTGTTCGCATCCGGCGAGATCTATCCGCATCTGTGGACCACGGGTGAGGAACTGGTGCTGGGTTATGTGATCGGCGTCGCCGGCGGAATCCTCGGCGGTTATGCGCTCGGCCGCTCGCCGCGTCTCGCCAATATCTTCGAACCCTACGTCATGGCGTTTTACGGCATCCCGAAGATCGCGCTGGCGCCGCTTTTCATCATCTGGTTCGGCATCGGCATCGGATCGAAGGTGGCGCTGGCCTCGATCATGGTGTTCTTCCTCGTGTTCTATAACGTCTATACCGGGGTCCGCAGCGTCGACCGCGAATTGGTCAATCTCACGCTGGTGATGGGCGCCAACCAGCGTCAGCTTACTTATCATGTGTATTTTCCCGCGGCGGCGCCTTATGTCCTGCTCGGCATGCGCATGGCAGTGCCCTATAGCGTGATCGGCGTGATCGTCGGCGAATTCACCTCGTCGGTTCAGGGACTTGGCCTTTTCATCCATGAAGCATCCTCGACCTACGATCCGGCGGGCGTGTTCGCCGGAATAGTCATCCTGCTGGCTTTTGTAGTCGCTGCCAATTTCCTTGCCGGCCGGCTGGAACGACGATTGCTTCGCTGGAAAACTCCAACGGCTTTCGCACCCAGCGACATCTAG
- a CDS encoding tetratricopeptide repeat protein has protein sequence MDRFNLGSHTRIISTGSPEAQRWFNLGLNWCFAFNKSEGVKCFQKALEFDPECVMAYWGIAYGSGPFYNMTWRDYSEEEANNATRTAYQHIQIARGLTHRATELENWLVETLARRVQKPHFVAPVEFDRWDDDYAAELRRVYHQHRDDHDVVALFVEALIIRTPRRLWDVKTGLPAKNSDVIEALEVCERAIEATDRNGLNKHPALVHLHIHILETSNEPERAASSAVALATMCPDAGHMNHMPGHVYVLCGEYQKAKIASTRAIAGNDIYLAYAGALTPYTTACAHDLLLMMHACMFMGRYEDSIAAANKLRGMLTKEVLSVKGRPKFSTSLEGYYSMTVHVMVRFGRWQEIIDAPLPDDPELYLVSTTMHHYAKGVAHAALKRFDDADRERQLFHDSVRRIPPERKVFNNTARSILAVGEKMLDGELEYHKGNHELAYAHLREAVDRDDNLEYIEPWAWMHPPRHALAALLAEQGHYSEAEEVCRDDLGLSGRIQRCAQHPDNVWALRGLAECLQQRGEVEELAVVQRRLASAMALSDVPIMSSCMCRTTVRTEKPDGCCAQADGRN, from the coding sequence ATGGATCGTTTCAACCTTGGCAGCCATACCAGGATTATTTCTACAGGCTCGCCGGAAGCGCAGCGCTGGTTCAACCTGGGTTTGAACTGGTGCTTTGCCTTCAACAAGTCGGAGGGGGTCAAGTGCTTTCAAAAGGCGCTTGAATTCGATCCCGAATGCGTCATGGCCTATTGGGGAATCGCCTACGGTTCCGGACCTTTTTACAACATGACGTGGCGCGACTACAGTGAGGAAGAGGCCAATAACGCGACCAGAACAGCCTACCAGCATATCCAGATCGCGCGCGGCCTGACGCACCGGGCGACGGAGCTGGAAAATTGGCTGGTCGAGACGCTGGCCCGCCGCGTTCAGAAGCCGCATTTTGTTGCGCCGGTAGAGTTTGATCGCTGGGACGATGACTACGCCGCGGAACTGCGCAGGGTCTATCATCAACATCGCGACGATCACGATGTGGTGGCGCTGTTTGTCGAGGCTTTGATCATTCGAACGCCACGACGCTTGTGGGATGTCAAAACCGGATTGCCCGCGAAGAATTCAGACGTGATCGAAGCGCTCGAAGTGTGCGAACGCGCGATCGAGGCGACCGACCGAAACGGGCTAAACAAGCATCCGGCGCTGGTGCATTTGCATATCCATATTCTTGAAACGTCAAATGAACCGGAACGCGCGGCGAGCTCGGCGGTCGCCCTCGCCACGATGTGCCCGGACGCGGGGCATATGAACCATATGCCAGGGCATGTCTACGTGCTGTGCGGCGAATACCAGAAGGCAAAAATCGCCAGCACGAGGGCGATAGCGGGAAACGACATCTATCTCGCTTACGCCGGAGCGCTTACGCCCTACACCACGGCATGCGCGCACGACCTTCTGTTGATGATGCATGCCTGCATGTTCATGGGCAGATATGAGGACTCGATCGCGGCGGCGAATAAATTGCGCGGCATGCTCACGAAAGAGGTTCTCAGCGTCAAAGGCCGCCCCAAATTTTCCACGAGCCTCGAAGGTTATTATTCGATGACCGTGCACGTGATGGTGCGTTTCGGACGCTGGCAGGAGATTATCGACGCGCCACTGCCTGACGATCCGGAGCTGTATCTGGTTTCCACCACGATGCACCACTACGCGAAGGGCGTCGCGCACGCGGCGCTGAAGCGGTTCGACGACGCCGACCGGGAGCGCCAACTCTTTCACGACAGCGTCAGGCGCATCCCACCGGAACGAAAAGTCTTCAATAATACCGCCCGCAGCATATTGGCGGTCGGCGAGAAGATGCTGGACGGCGAGCTCGAATACCACAAAGGCAATCATGAACTGGCCTACGCCCATTTGCGGGAAGCCGTCGATAGAGACGACAATCTCGAATACATCGAGCCGTGGGCCTGGATGCATCCGCCGCGGCATGCGCTTGCGGCTCTATTGGCTGAGCAGGGCCATTACAGCGAGGCTGAAGAGGTCTGCCGCGACGATTTGGGCCTGAGCGGCCGAATTCAACGGTGCGCACAGCATCCGGATAATGTTTGGGCGCTCCGCGGTCTGGCGGAATGTCTGCAGCAGCGTGGCGAGGTCGAAGAATTGGCGGTCGTGCAACGAAGGTTGGCGTCCGCGATGGCCCTTTCGGATGTGCCGATCATGTCTTCCTGCATGTGCCGGACGACGGTTCGGACCGAAAAGCCGGACGGCTGTTGCGCGCAAGCGGATGGACGCAATTGA
- a CDS encoding ABC transporter ATP-binding protein: MTDAVLSFNDIRQEFPAPSGGPRVRVIDGIDLDVGGGKFVAVIGPSGCGKSTLLQMAAGLLAPTRGIVRHRGTVIDAVNREVGFVPQQAQLFPWKTLAENVELPLLLRGIAAAERRERVASALDAVGLAGFEQYFPNQLSGGMQKRGSIARTLVYRPDVILMDEPFGALDAQTRMVMQDDLQRQSRDAGATILFVTHDITEAVLLADNVAIMSQRPSTLLANIAIDLPRPRNVFEPFKNLGFDAAYDAVWSVFRSQIGIRQRTH; this comes from the coding sequence ATGACTGATGCAGTGCTCTCGTTCAACGACATCCGGCAGGAGTTTCCCGCACCTAGCGGAGGCCCTCGCGTCCGGGTGATCGACGGCATCGACCTTGACGTCGGAGGCGGAAAATTCGTCGCGGTGATCGGGCCGAGCGGCTGCGGCAAGAGTACGCTGTTGCAAATGGCGGCCGGATTGCTGGCGCCGACGCGCGGCATCGTGCGCCATCGCGGCACTGTCATCGATGCGGTCAACCGCGAAGTCGGCTTCGTGCCGCAGCAGGCGCAATTGTTTCCCTGGAAGACGCTGGCGGAAAACGTCGAGCTTCCGCTGCTGCTGCGCGGCATCGCCGCGGCCGAGCGTCGTGAGCGGGTCGCCTCGGCGCTCGATGCCGTCGGGCTTGCCGGGTTCGAACAATATTTTCCCAACCAGCTCTCCGGCGGCATGCAGAAGCGCGGATCGATCGCCCGCACCCTGGTGTACCGGCCCGACGTGATCCTGATGGACGAGCCGTTCGGGGCGCTGGACGCGCAGACCAGGATGGTGATGCAGGACGATTTGCAGCGGCAGTCACGCGACGCCGGCGCGACCATCCTATTCGTCACCCACGATATTACCGAAGCGGTGCTGCTCGCCGACAATGTCGCGATCATGAGCCAGCGGCCATCGACGCTGTTGGCCAATATCGCGATCGATTTGCCGCGACCGCGCAATGTCTTCGAGCCGTTCAAGAACTTGGGCTTCGATGCTGCCTATGACGCGGTCTGGAGCGTATTCCGCTCGCAGATCGGCATCCGGCAACGCACGCATTGA